One Micropterus dolomieu isolate WLL.071019.BEF.003 ecotype Adirondacks linkage group LG23, ASM2129224v1, whole genome shotgun sequence DNA window includes the following coding sequences:
- the atp1b2b gene encoding sodium/potassium-transporting ATPase subunit beta-2b isoform X1 translates to MAKDGEKGEWKDFIWNPRTREFLGRTASSWGLIILFYIVFYIFLAGLFTLTMYVMLQTLDDHKPTWQDRLATPGMVIRPKADETFEIVYNIKNTESWDMYAQALDKFLAPYNSSIQAQKNDECTPDKYFMQEDSGDVKNNPKRSCQFSRNVLEECSGLTDRYYGYQEGKPCIIIKLNRVIGMLPGKNGQAPYVTCGAKREDSDKIGELLYFPPNGTFNLMYYPYYGKKAQVNYSQPLVAVKFLNVTVNEDVNVECKINANNIPMGSERDKFAGRVSFKLRINTDK, encoded by the exons ATGGCAAAGGATGGAGAAAAAGGCGAGTGGAAGGACTTTATATGGAACCCGAGGACGAGGGAGTTCCTGGGCAGAACGGCGAGCAGCTGGG GTCTTATTATTCTCTTCTATATAGTTTTCTACATCTTCCTGGCCGGCTTGTTTACACTCACCATGTATGTCATGCTGCAGACCTTGGACGACCACAAGCCGACCTGGCAGGACAGGCTCGCCACTCCAG GCATGGTGATTAGACCCAAAGCAGACGAGACCTTTGAGATCGTCTATAACATCAAGAACACTGAGAGCTGGGACATGTACGCTCAGGCCCTGGACAAGTTCCTGGCAC CCTACAACTCCTCCATCCAGGCCCAGAAAAATGACGAGTGCACCCCAGACAAGTACTTCATGCAGGAGGACAGCGGTGATGTAAAGAACAACCCGAAGCGCTCCTGTCAGTTCAGCCGCAATGTCCTGGAGGAATGCTCTGGACTCACAGACCGTTACTATGGATACCAGGAGGGCAAGCCATGCATCATCATCAAGCTGAATCGG GTGATTGGGATGCTGCCAGGAAAAAATGGACAGGCTCCATATGTCACCTGTGGTGCAAAG AGAGAAGACAGTGATAAAATTGGGGAATTGCTGTACTTCCCTCCAAATGGCACATTCAACCTTATGTACTACCCTTACTATGGCAAGAAAGCTCAG GTGAACTACTCTCAGCCTTTGGTTGCTGTCAAGTTCCTTAACGTTACTGTCAATGAAGATGTCAACGTCGAGTGCAAGATCAACGCTAACAACATTCCCATGGGCAGTGAAAGAGACAAGTTTGCTGGAAGAGTGTCTTTCAAGCTGAGGATCAACACTGATAAATAG
- the LOC123963518 gene encoding neuronal tyrosine-phosphorylated phosphoinositide-3-kinase adapter 1 has protein sequence MSSGSAQDVAVEHFLRDIERRSKRLHCAVIGCEEERPCSDMNLLYRKSRLDWRQKDQEGSKKSSTQNDPSATVGKVRDLASFRRHFRMGFMTMPASQDLSPHSCASAMAPRSQSCHAVGAGDTSLENGDYSDTQSQHGGRCPPAKPKRHPSTRLSSSSTDSRGLLETPPPPPSKHSEKKNAMKKSDSGDIGSKKVPPLKPKRSPSTQLSFDPLPPRVPPSATSLPFQAADSQIQTGDGEDEPVYIEMVGQVFTRENQTATPHPVTPVATTPDSDSDQSEAIYEEMKYPLQEDRESQRHLPPKHEKLRNSKHFHVTPSSSSSSSSLPRPSSSSPSYSKPKATVSISHSSPLPSSASSTPVPQVLSASPHTPRAPTPYLLQGSKSEPESNTKIPAPFPNLLQHRPPLLAFPQPAAASSGVGVQNKVSASAKMGTQTSSVTTQASTSSSTSSNVPVSKESTGGSATQQDKHSRDAQLGPAPGLRARSHSTPLPPSSKSTSPFSHHHHHPHHRPSHYHHYRKPERGDSPVPNKSSSQTSTVQTQTSSTGKEGKSVSFLLKSDKGERDKDRDRDKDRDRDRDRERDRDRGRDRDRDREREKDKDKDRDRDRDRDRDKDRDRERDRERDRDGGPYCLQLDLTHSTSSQTSQSSTSSTPTPLSSSQRPHSRPHLRSHTPHGLPAYKPPSSDSPLLWTYPSGGFRRPPAYESLRGSSQTPSLQQPSSLTGVGEGASKSNGGSASLQSKVGFMPWDSSASLAADEGSYWPMQRKLSFSHGSRETEKDEGRAWNGSADALLRMDKEDICMGSRGGHSGIPVHFSGVTSRALGHSESLAGVDSSPGFRALPRVGLPLPCQTFPACRNGEVGRLGRSSSAAGVRQVGGDVQRQSSLPAREALNQLHGLAQPPAPCSPSSPSVSRQQQQLQLHQQQLQLKQQLQQLQQQHHLQLQFQQLAQLAQGQAPVSGGTTQSTTQTQRDGKLLEVIERKRCLCKEIKAHRRPDKSLCKQDSMPILPSWRRTPEPRKTGTPPCQRPQAVVWDTAI, from the exons ATGAGCTCTGGCTCTGCCCAGGATGTGGCAGTCGAGCATTTCCTGCGTGACATAGAGAGGCGAAGCAAGCGGCTGCACTGCGCTGTGATAGGCTGCGAGGAGGAGCGACCCTGCAGCGACATGAACCTGCTGTATCGTAAGAGCCGTTTGGACTGGAGGCAGAAGGACCAAGAGGGAAGTAAAAAGAG CTCCACCCAGAACGACCCCTCAGCCACTGTTGGTAAAGTCAGAGACTTGGCTTCTTTCCGCCGGCACTTCCGGATGGGTTTCATGACCATGCCAGCCTCCCAGGACCTCTCCCCTCACTCTTGTGCCTCAGCCATGGCGCCACGCTCGCAGTCCTGCCATGCTGTAGGTGCCGGGGATACGAGTCTGGAGAACGGAGATTATTCCGACACCCAATCCCAACATGGAGGCCGCTGCCCTCCGGCCAAACCCAAACGTCACCCCAGCACTCGCCTCAGCTCCTCATCCACTGACAGCAGAGGACTTCTTGAGACGCCGCCACCTCCTCCGTCCAAACACTCAGAGAAGAAAAATG CCATGAAAAAGTCTGACTCTGGAGATATTGGATCAAAGAAGGTCCCTCCTTTAAAGCCCAAGAGAAGTCCCAGCACCCAGCTTTCCTTTGACCCCCTTCCTCCACGTGTGCCTCCTTCTGCCACATCCTTGCCTTTCCAGGCAGCAGACTCTCAGATTCAGACTGGAGACGGGGAGGATGAGCCAGTCTATATAGAAATGGTGGGCCAAGTGTTCACCAGAGAAAACCAGACGGCCACCCCTCACCCTGTCACCCCTGTGGCCACCACCCCTGACTCTGACTCAGACCAGAGTGAGGCCATCTATGAGGAGATGAAATACCCGCTGCAAGAGGACAGAGAGTCCCAGAGACACCTCCCTCCAAAACATGAGAAACTGAGAAACTCTAAACACTTTCATGTCacaccctcctcctccagcagctcctcctctctgccacgcccctcctcttcctctccttcctacTCCAAACCCAAAGCCACCGTGTCAATATCCCATTCATCTCCTCTGCCTTCCTCAGCATCCTCCACCCCTGTCCCCCAGGTCCTCTCTGCCAGTCCACACACCCCAAGAGCTCCTACTCCCTACCTGCTGCAAGGGAGTAAATCCGAGCCTGAGTCCAACACGAAGATCCCAGCCCCTTTCCCCAATCTTCTCCAGCACCGGCCCCCACTGCTTGCCTTCCCTCAGCCGGCAGCAGCCTCCAGTGGGGTTGGGGTGCAAAACAAGGTGTCCGCTTCTGCTAAAATGGGAACTCAAACATCCAGCGTGACAACTCAAGCCAGCACCTCCTCTTCAACTTCTTCTAATGTTCCAGTATCCAAGGAGTCAACAGGAGGAAGTGCCACCCAGCAGGACAAACACAGCAGAGATGCCCAGTTAGGCCCTGCTCCGGGTCTGAGAGCCAGGAGCCACTCCAcacctctgcctccctcctccAAATCCACCTCCCCTTTctcccatcaccaccaccaccctcaCCATCGCCCCTCTCACTACCATCACTATCGCAAGCCAGAGAGAGGAGACTCCCCTGTTCCAAACAAGAGCAGCTCTCAGACTTCCACAGTCCAGACCCAAACCTCAAGTACAGGCAAGGAAGGCAAGTCTGTGAGCTTCCTCCTGAAGTCGGATAAAGGAGAGAGGGATAAGGATAGGGACAGAGACAAGGATAGGGACAGGGACCGAGATAGAGAGAGGGATAGGGATAGGGGTAGAGACAGGGACagggacagggagagagaaaaagataaagataaggacagagatagagacagggacagagataGGGAtaaggacagggacagagaaagagacagagaaagggatAGAGATGGAGGGCCGTACTGCTTACAGTTGGATCTCACTCACTCCACTAGCAGCCAAACATCTCAAAGCAGTACCAGCTCAACCCCTACGCCATTGTCCTCATCCCAACGTCCTCATTCTCGCCCCCATCTTCGCTCACACACTCCTCACGGGCTGCCAGCTTACAAGCCTCCCTCCTCGGACAGCCCCCTGCTGTGGACCTACCCCTCCGGTGGCTTCCGGAGACCGCCGGCCTATGAGAGCCTGAGAGGAAGCTCTCAGACGCCGTCTCTACAACAGCCTTCAAGTCTTACTGGTGTAGGTGAGGGGGCATCCAAAAGTAATGGAGGGTCTGCGTCCCTCCAGTCGAAGGTTGGCTTCATGCCCTGGGACAGCAGCGCCAGCTTAGCTGCAGATGAGGGATCTTACTGGCCTATGCAAAGGAAATTGTCCTTCAGCCAtgggagcagagagacagaga AGGATGAAGGGCGTGCGTGGAATGGCAGCGCAGATGCTCTGTTAAGGATGGACAAGGAGGACATCTGCATGGGGTCTCGGGGAGGCCACTCAGGCATCCCAGTGCACTTCAGTGGTGTCACCAGCAGGGCCCTTGGTCACAGTGAGTCCTTGGCCGGTGTAGATAGCAGTCCAGGTTTCAGAGCCCTGCCCAGAGTCGGCCTGCCTCTTCCCTGCCAGACGTTTCCTGCCTGTCGCAATGGAG AAGTGGGGCGGCTGGGCcgctcctcctctgctgctgggGTGAGACAGGTGGGTGGAGACGTCCAGAGACAGAGCAGCCTACCAGCACGAGAAGCCCTGAATCAG CTGCATGGTCTGGCCCAACCTCCAGCGCCCTGCAGTCCCAGCAGTCCCAGTGTGTctcggcagcagcagcagcttcagctacaccagcagcagctccagttaaagcagcagctccagcagcttcagcaACAGCACCACCTACAGCTGCAGTTCCAGCAGCTCGCCCAGCTGGCACAAGGACAGGCTCCTGTCAGCGGGGGCACCACCCAGTCCACAACGCAGACCCAGAGAGACGGCAAGCTGCTGGAAGTCATCGAGCGTAAACGCTGCCTGTGCAAAGAGATCAAGGCCCACAGGCGCCCTGACAAAAGCCTGTGCAAGCAGGACAGCATGCCCATCCTCCCTAGCTGGAGACGGACACCTGAGCCTCGTAAGACTGGCACGCCACCCTGCCAGAGGCCACAGGCCGTCGTGTGGGACACGGCTATCTGA
- the atp1b2b gene encoding sodium/potassium-transporting ATPase subunit beta-2b isoform X2, which yields MAKDGEKGEWKDFIWNPRTREFLGRTASSWGLIILFYIVFYIFLAGLFTLTMYVMLQTLDDHKPTWQDRLATPGMVIRPKADETFEIVYNIKNTESWDMYAQALDKFLAPYNSSIQAQKNDECTPDKYFMQEDSGDVKNNPKRSCQFSRNVLEECSGLTDRYYGYQEGKPCIIIKLNRVIGMLPGKNGQAPYVTCGAKKYKVGKDEWREDSDKIGELLYFPPNGTFNLMYYPYYGKKAQVNYSQPLVAVKFLNVTVNEDVNVECKINANNIPMGSERDKFAGRVSFKLRINTDK from the exons ATGGCAAAGGATGGAGAAAAAGGCGAGTGGAAGGACTTTATATGGAACCCGAGGACGAGGGAGTTCCTGGGCAGAACGGCGAGCAGCTGGG GTCTTATTATTCTCTTCTATATAGTTTTCTACATCTTCCTGGCCGGCTTGTTTACACTCACCATGTATGTCATGCTGCAGACCTTGGACGACCACAAGCCGACCTGGCAGGACAGGCTCGCCACTCCAG GCATGGTGATTAGACCCAAAGCAGACGAGACCTTTGAGATCGTCTATAACATCAAGAACACTGAGAGCTGGGACATGTACGCTCAGGCCCTGGACAAGTTCCTGGCAC CCTACAACTCCTCCATCCAGGCCCAGAAAAATGACGAGTGCACCCCAGACAAGTACTTCATGCAGGAGGACAGCGGTGATGTAAAGAACAACCCGAAGCGCTCCTGTCAGTTCAGCCGCAATGTCCTGGAGGAATGCTCTGGACTCACAGACCGTTACTATGGATACCAGGAGGGCAAGCCATGCATCATCATCAAGCTGAATCGG GTGATTGGGATGCTGCCAGGAAAAAATGGACAGGCTCCATATGTCACCTGTGGTGCAAAG AAATACAAAGTTGGCAAAGATGAATGG AGAGAAGACAGTGATAAAATTGGGGAATTGCTGTACTTCCCTCCAAATGGCACATTCAACCTTATGTACTACCCTTACTATGGCAAGAAAGCTCAG GTGAACTACTCTCAGCCTTTGGTTGCTGTCAAGTTCCTTAACGTTACTGTCAATGAAGATGTCAACGTCGAGTGCAAGATCAACGCTAACAACATTCCCATGGGCAGTGAAAGAGACAAGTTTGCTGGAAGAGTGTCTTTCAAGCTGAGGATCAACACTGATAAATAG
- the gltpd2b gene encoding glycolipid transfer protein domain-containing protein 2 codes for MGIKSRAAAAIVVLLLVLGSLWIQGGLDYHWESCLKGYNQGNKFHQLYNISGAHGVEGPQVLEECPGQTFQVSLLLSHLRAAPAYTSDVLLQPYLSSWDELVRFMEALGPMVGLISKEIESKTSIIRQLALLAEENPEAELGPDVHSLNAENNLEASQHSGAYHSVRSMILVELNQGVVNFHQQTDSGCRTLLRLHRALLWLKLFLEKLAETPVAGRFKSPSELCREAYQSTLANHHTWFVRRAAELAFIAMPERGFFFRLVCVQNQQELSTILKRVVRAIVEVYNRTQKALEENGMLDLP; via the exons ATGGGTATAAAGAGCAGGGCTGCTGCAGCTATTGTAGTCCTGCTGCTGGTCCTGGGCTCCCTGTGGATCC AGGGAGGTTTGGATTACCATTGGGAGTCTTGTTTGAAAGGTTATAATCAGGGGAATAAG TTTCACCAGCTGTATAACATCAGTGGGGCCCATGGGGTTGAGGGCCCGCAGGTTCTGGAGGAGTGCCCTGGTCAGACCTTCCAGGTGTCACTGCTGCTTTCCCACCTGCGGGCTGCACCGGCCTACACCTCCGATGTGCTGCTGCAGCCGTATCTGTCCAGCTGGGACGAGCTTGTGAG GTTTATGGAAGCGCTGGGCCCGATGGTGGGACTGATATCTAAAGAGATAGAAAGCAAAACCTCTATAATCCGTCAACTGGCCCTGTTGGCAGAAGAAAACCCTGAAGCAGAGCTTGGCCCAGATGTGCACTCACTGAACGCAGAGAATAATCTGGAGGCCTCACAACACAGTGGTGCTTACCACTCTGTGCGCTCCATGATCTTGGTGGAGCTGAACCAAGGAGTGGTGAACTTCCACCAACAGACAGACTCTGGATGCCGGACACTTCTGCGTCTGCATCGCGCTCTGCTTTGGCTGAAGCTCTTCCTGGAGAAGCTGGCTGAGACACCGGTGGCTGGACGGTTCAAGAGCCCCTCAGAGCTGTGTCGCGAAGCCTACCAGAGCACCCTCGCAAACCACCATACCTGGTTCGTCCGCAGGGCTGCCGAGCTAGCCTTCATTGCCATGCCAGAGCGGGGTTTCTTCttcagactggtgtgtgtgcagAACCAACAGGAACTGAGCACAATACTGAAAAGAGTGGTTCGGGCCATTGTAGAGGTTTACAACAGGACACAGAAAGCACTGGAGGAAAATGGCATGCTGGACTTGCCATAG